CACCTGCACAAGGCGGACATCATCCTCTCCTCCACCGGCGCGCCGCACTTCATCATCAAGCCGAAAGAGGTGGACGAGGTGATCCGGCGCCGCAAGCTGAAGCCGATGTTTTTCATCGACATCGCCGTGCCGCGCGACATCGACCCGAAGGTCAACGACGTGGAGAACGTCTACCTCTACACGGTCGATGACCTGAATGGCGTCGTCGCCACGAACCTGGAGCAGAGAAAGATCGAGGCTGCGAAGGCAGAGGCGATCGTGGAGCAGGAGATCGGGCAGTTCTTCAAGTGGCTCTCCTCCCTGGAGGTGACCCCCACCATCGTGGCGCTGAGGACCCGCTTCGACGATGTGCGCAGGACCGAGCTCGCAAAGACCTTGGCAAACTGGAAGGACCTGCCGCCGGACGCCGAGAAGAAGCTGGAGTCGCTGACCAATGCGATCATGAACAAGCTTCTGCACCAGCCAACCAGCATCCTGAAAAAGACCGACCAGGGGAGCCGCAACGAGCTGTACGTAGACGCGCTGCGCCAGCTCTTCGAGTTGGAGGACACCGCGCCGCGCGAGGCGCTGATGGAGATAGAAGAGTAATACCGAGGTTCACGAGTCCCCTTGAGGGGCGCCCCGCAGCCTGACGTTAAAGAAAAGACACACCGAGTTGGACTTGTTCACTATAAGGAGAGTATCTAGATGGCGTTGAAACAGCTGAGAATTGGGACCCGCGCGAGCCAGCTCGCGCTGTGGCAGGCAAATTGGGTAAAATCCGAGCTTGAGAAGCGCTATCCGGATATGGAAGTTACCCTCGTCAAGATCAAGACCATCGGCGACAAGATCCTTGATGTACCGCTGGCGCAGGTCGGCGGCAAAGGGCTCTTCGTGAAGGAGATCGAGGAAGCGATGCTGCGCGGCGAGATCGACATCGCTGTGCACAGCATGAAAGACGTGCCGACCGAGTTCCCGGAAGGGCTCGGCCTGTACTGCATCACCGAGCGCGAAGATCCGCGCGACGCGGTCATCTCCCGCGGCGTGAAGTTCGCCGACCTCCCGCGGGGCGCGAAGATCGGCACCTCCGCGCTGCGCCGCCAGGCCCAGCTCCTCAAGGTGCGCCCGGACCTCGAAATGGTGATCATCCGCGGCAACGTGGAAACCAGGATGAAGAAGCTGGAGACCGAAGGGCTCGACGCAGTCATTCTTGCCGCAGCAGGCCTCAATCGTCTCGGCTTTGCCGACAACGTCAGCGAGTACCTCGACACCGACCTCTCCCTCCCGGCCATCGGGCAGGGCGCTCTCGGCATCGAGTGCGCACTCGCCAACGAAGAGGTGAAGCAGGCGATCGAATTCTTCAACCACCCCGACACTGCCCATGCGGTCCGCGCCGAGCGCGCGCTCCTGTGGCGCTGCGAGGGGGGCTGCCAGGTTCCGATCGCAGCCTTCGGGCAGGTTACCGGCGACGAGCTGAAGCTTACCGGCTTCATCGCGTCCGTTGACGGCAAGACCTCCGTGAAGGGCACCGTCACCGGGCCGGCAGTCGAGTGCGAGAAGCTGGGCATCAAGCTCGCCGAGCAGCTTCTGGCGGATGGGGGCCACGCGATTCTCGCCGAGGTATACCAGCGCGAAGTTTCCCGGGAGAAGGAAATCCCGGTCTAAGCACCGCTTATCAGGTAGCATCACAACGTCTGTTGGTCCGATGAATGCCCCTCTCACAGGGGGGCATTCATCCTTCGCGGAAGGGATTCAGCAGCAGACGTAGAAGGCATCAAAAAGGCTAACGGTCCTCCCTTAGCCTTTTAGCTTTTGAAGGCGACAACCCTGGACGCGGTCTCGCGGCCGCTCACAAAAGGGAAGGCGCCAGCGGCATTTCTCCCGGAAGGTGGTGACGGTATGACAGAAAATTCAGCAGCCGAAGGCTTCGTGTATCTTGTCGGCGCAGGTCCCGGCGACCCCGGGCTGATCACCGTCAAGGGGCGCGACTGCCTCGCCAAGGCAGAGGTCGTCCTCTACGACTACCTCGCCAACGACGATCTGCTGAGGCTCGCGCCGGCGGGAGCGGAGCTCATCTACGCAGGAAAGATCGGCGGTGGGCACAACAGCGATCAGCAGAAGATAAACGAGCTACTGGTGGAGAAAGCACGGAGCGGCCGGCAGGTCGTGCGGCTGAAGGGGGGCGATCCGTTCATCTTCGGCAGGGGCGGTGAGGAGTGCCTGGCCCTCGAGGCTGCGGGGATCCCGTTCGAGGTGGTCCCCGGTATCACCGCCGCGATCGGGGCTAGCAGCTACGCCGGCATCCCCCTCACCCACCGCTGCATCGCCACATCCGTCGCCTTCGTCACCGGGCACGAAAGCCCGGAGAAGGAGAACTCCCAGATCGACTGGGAGCGGCTCTCGCTCGGCTCCGGGACGGTCGTCTTCTACATGGGAGTCAAAAACCTCCCGCAGATCGCCCAGAACATGATCTCCCACGGCAGGCCGGCCGAGACTCCGGTAGCCCTTATCCGCTGGGGGACGCGGCCTGAGCAGGAGGTGCTGGTCGGCACCCTGGAAAACATCGCCGAAAAGGCGCGCGAGGCCGGATTCCGCGCTCCCGCCATAACGGTCGTCGGAGAAGTCGTGAGCCTTCGGGAGACGCTGCGCTGGTTCGACAACAGGCCCCTCTTCGGGAAATCGATCCTCGTGACGCGTGCGGCGGACCAGGCGGGTGAATTCTCCGGCCGCCTCGAGCGCCTCGGTGCCCGCGTGTACAGCTGCCCCACGATCGAAATCATTCCGCCGGCAAGCTTCGAGGAGCTGGACGGCGCCATCACCGAGATCGACACTTTCGACTGGATAATCTTTACCTCGTACAACGCGGTGAAGTACTTCTTCTGCCGCCTCAACGCGCACGGTCTCGACACCCGCGCCCTCGGGCGCTGCCGGGTCTGCGCCGTCGGCCCGAAAACCGCCGCAGCGCTGAAGGTCTTCGGAGTGCGCGCGGATCTTGTCCCCCCCGACTACAAGGCTGAGGGGGTGGTCGACGCCTTCGGCTCGCTGGAGATCGCGGGGAAGAAAGTGCTCTTTCCGAAAGGGGACCGTGCACGCGATGTCGTGCCGCGGGAGCTCGCCCGGATGGGGGCAGAGGTGGTGACGCCCGTGGCGTACGCCAACGTCATCCCCGCCGACATTCCGGCGGAATCTCTGGCCGCGCTGGAAGACGGAAAGATCGACTGCGTCACCTTCACTTCATCCTCGACTGTGCAGAATCTTCAGCGTATTCTTGGCGGCGAGAGATTTCTGCACCTGCTGGACGGCGTAGCCATCGCCTCCATCGGCCCGATCACCTCGTCCACCTGCCGGGAACTCGGGCTGGAGGTGCATGTGGAGCCCGCACAGTACACACTGGACGCACTGGAAGCGGAGCTGGTGGAGTATTTCGCTGGGACGCCGCAGGCGGAGGCCGCCACCACGGTTTAGGCAGAAAGATCACAACTTTACAAAAGAGGCGCGATTTCAAGGTCGGCAGACGCGCCGCATGTCACTGCCGAGGCATCGTCAGGAGCCTCATCGCATAACCAAAGGAGACAGCACATGTTCTACCCAGTCTACCGCGCCCGGCGCATTCGCAGCAAAGAGGTATTCAGAAACATGGTCCGCGAGACCAGCCTCTCCGCCAACGACCTGATCTACCCGATGTTTTCCGCCTTCGGCAAGGGGATCCGCAAGGAGATCTCCTCCATGCCGGGAATCTACCAGCAGTCGATCGAGTACATCGTCGAGGAAGCTCAGGAGGCCTATGAGCTCGGCGTGCCGGCGGTGATCCTCTTCGGGATTCCCGAGACGAAAGACGCGGTCGGAAGCGATGCGTACTGCGACACGGGGATCATCCAGGAAACGATCCGCGCCATCAAGAAGGCGGTCCCCGGTCTCGCCGTCATCACCGACGTCTGCATGTGCGAGTACACCGACCACGGCCACTGCGGCATCATCAAAAATGGCGACGTCGACAACGACGAGACCCTTGAGCTCCTGGCGAGGGAGGCTCTTTCCCATGCAAAGGCAGGCGCCGACATGGTCGCCCCCTCCGACATGATGGACGGGCGCGTCGCAGCTATCCGCGAGGCGCTGGACAACAACGGCTACAAGGACATCCCTGTCATGAGCTACGCCGTGAAGTATGCTTCCGGCTACTACGGGCCGTTCAGGGAAGCCGCCGAGTCCACCCCGCAGTTTGGCGACCGCCGCTCCTACCAGATGGATCCGGCCAACAGGCTGGAGGCGATCCGCGAGGCGCGGATGGACGTGGAAGAAGGCGCCGACATCCTCATGGTGAAGCCGGGGCTGCCGTACCTGGACATCGTGCGCGAGGTGCGCAACGAGTTCAACCTGCCGCTGGCGGTGTACAACGTCTCCGGCGAGTACAGCATGGTGAAGGCCGCAGCGAAAATGGGGTGGATCGACGAGGACCGCGTCATCATGGAGACGATGATGGCGTTCAAGAGATCCGGAGCCGATCTCATCCTCACCTACCACTCGAAAGAGGTGGCGAAGCTCCTGAAGAAGGGGTACGGCGCCTAGGGCACGAAAAGGGGCAGCGGTCATCGACACCGCTGCCCCTTTTGTTTTTTCGTCCGCAGATTACGCAGATTAGCGCAGATTATTTTCGAGCAGCTGCCAGCCTTACCTCTTATTCGAGAAGTAATTGAGGGAAGATCAGGTTCTCGATTTACCCTCCGCCTTTACCTTTAAAATCTGCGGAAATCTGCGTAATCTGCGGATAAAACCCGCCTTTAAGATGTGCGTAATCTGCGGAAAAAGCCGCGTTTAAGCCCTTATCATCACCAGCAACATCTTAAATTTCTGCACCGCGCGCAGGGAGTGCGGCTTGTTCGCCGGCATGACGATGATCTCCCCTGCGGCTACATTGTGCGCGGTACCATCTATGTTTATCTGCGCCTCGCCGTCCAGCACCTGCACAAACGCGTCGTACGGTGCGGTATGCTCACTCAGCCCTTCCCCCTCGTCGAACGCGAAAGCGGTGATCGTACCCACCGGCTTGTCAAGAATAGTGCGACTGACCACAGCACCATCCTGATAACCAGCTAATCCAGCCAGCTCCAGCTTCTCACCCGTGACAACACCTTTTTTCTCAGCCATCTCATCCTCCTTTGAAGAGCATCATTTTCTTTTGAAACAACTCTACATTGAGAGAGTGCGCCTGCAATTGATACAGATCAACATTCTGAAGAATGACTCAGTCATCGCGCGCCCGATGATTGAAAGGCCTTATGATAGAATAAGGCCATGCCGAAGCCATTCCGATACATAGAACCGACCTTCTTCTCCGGCCTCTTCGACGACCCACTCCTGCTGATCTACGTCCGCCCCCTCGGACGGTGCCTTCTATTCGACTGCGGGCAGATGCACCACCTCGCCAAGCGCGTCCTCAAATCGATCGATGCCATCTTCATCAGCCACGCCCACATGGATCACTTCATGGGAATGGACATCTTCATTCGGCACAGCCACGTCTCGCCGCGCACCATCGACGTCTTCGGCCCCCCCGGTCTCGCAAAGAAGCTGGAGAACAAGTTCGCCTCCTACGACTGGAACCTCGCCGACACCTTCTGGGGCAACTTCCGCGTAGGAGAGGTGGAAGGAGAGCGCATCGTCTCCACCCTGTACCGTGGGCCGGATGCCTTCGCCGCGACTCCGGACGGGGAGCGCTTCGGCGAGATCTACCGCAACCAGTTCCTCAAGGTGGAGGGGCTGCTCTGCGAGCACCGGATCCCGGTCCTCGCCTACCGTATCACGGAAACCCCAGCTTTCATGGTGGACGACGCACGCATGGCGGCGGCGGGAGTGGTAAAGGGAGAGTGGATAAAGGAACTTGAGAGGTTTTTCCACACGGCGACCATGGCGCGCGCGCCGTTGAGGTATCTGGTAATGAAGGATGGAGAAGTAGTGGAGGAAGAGACCTCCGACGCAGCATGCTTCTATGAAACGATCAGGAGGATGGAGGAACCGGCGAGCATCGGGTATGTGACGGACATTGCCTACTCCGCCGAAAACCTGGAGCGCGTGGAGAAGCTTCTCAGCGGCGTAACGCTCCTGATCTGCGAGTGCGCCTTTCTTTCCGCGGAGCATGAAAAGGCAGCTTCCTCGCGCCACCTGTGCACGACCGATCTCAACAAGCTCCTGGACCGGCTGCGGCCGCGCTACGCCTTGCCGATGCACCTCTCCAAGGGATATCTCGAGCACAGCCCGCGTCTCTATCAGGAGATCGAGCCGCCGCCGGGAGTCACGGTGCTGAAGGTGCCGGACAGAATCACCCCCCGTCCCATCATGGCATGCGAAGTGCCGAGCCTTTTCGGCAAGATGCACGCGTGATGGGTAGCGACTCCTGGTTCGCCTGATGCAGTGATGCCGGGAACGCCTGCGGCATATCCCGGCCTACATCACACCTCCACCGTCTCACTTACGTCCCCTCCCTTTCAAGGGGAGGGTCAGGGTGGGGATGGGGTTCGCTGACTGCAATCGCAGCTAAATGAACTTGTGAACGGCACCACCTTTCTGCTACAAGAGACGGATGAAAAAGAACACCTCCAGCAATTCCACCCTGGTCTACAGTTCCGAACTCGGCAGAATCTGCCCGTCCTGCAACAAGCCCGTCAAAAGCTGCGTCTGCTCGAAAAAGGGCGCTCCCCCCGCCGGTGACGGCGTCGTGCGCATCAGGCGCGAGAGCAAAGGGCGCGGCGGCAAGACCGTCATGGTCATCACCGGCCTCCCGTTGGACGCGGCCGCCCTCACCCTGCTCGCCGGGGAGTTGAAGCGGCGCTGCGGCTGCGGCGGCACTGCCAAGGACGGCGTCATAGAGATACAGGGAGACCACGGGGATCTCCTCCTCGAGGAGCTTGCCAAGCGCGGCTACAAGGCGAAGCGCGCTGGAGGGTGAGTGGTCACTCCACCTGGAAGCTGTTTCCCTCGACCTCCACCGTATCGCCCGGGCGCAGCTTCCTGCCGCGGCGCAGTTCCGTCTCCCCGTTTACCCGCACCATCCCTTCCGAGACGATGATCTTCGCCTCACCGCCCGAACATACGGCGTTTACCGCCTTTAAGAAGCTGTCCAACTTGATGTATTCTGTGTCTATCTTCATGCTTTCTCCAATTGTGCGAGTGACGCCCGGGAATTCCGCCTTTACGGCAGCCGTTGAATTTATCACAGAATTCTGGTAGAAAGGACAAATTTTCCCAAGGAGAAGAACCGAATGTTTACCACCAACGATTTTAAGAAGGGGCTGATCATCCAGTTAGACGGCGCCCCCTGCGTCCTTGTCGATGTCGCCTTCCAGTCCCCGAGTGCCCGCGGCGCCAACACCATGGTGAAGACGAAGTACCGCAACCTGATCACCGGGCAGGTGCTGGACAAGACGTTCCGTTCCGGCGACAAGGTCGACGAGGCCGATTTCGAGCGTCACAAGGGGCAGTTCCTCTACGCCGACGGCGGCCGCGGCGTGTTCATGGATCTGGAGAACTACGAGCAGTTCGAGATGGACGAAGACGACTTCTCCGAGCTGGCGCCGTACCTTCTCGACGGTACCGAAGTGCAGTTGGGGCTCTTCGAGGGGCGCATGGTAAGCGTCGACCTGCCGATGACCGTCGAACTGGTCGTAGCGGAGACCGCACCCGCCCTGAAGAACGCCACCGCCACCGCGCAGACGAAAGAAGCGATCCTGGAGACCGGTTTGAGGCTCCAGGTCCCGCCGTATCTGGAGAGCGGAGAGAAGATAAAGGTCGACACCAGAGACGGCCGGTTCATCTCCCGGGCATAGCAGGTAAAAAAAGGGTTGACACCGAAGGTCAATCCGCGTATAAGAGTGGTTCTTCGCCCAGATAGCTCAGTCGGTAGAGCAGAGGATTGAAAATCCTCGTGTCGGCGGTTCGATTCCGTCTCTGGGCACCATGCAAAAATAGAAAGGCCTTGCGAGTTACCGACCGCAAGGCCTTTTTTGTTTGCACTCACATTGTCCCACCCAAGTCGCACTCCTTCCCGATGCTCACACCGTCAATGTTTGGGAAGTTACCCCTTTACCCCCGGGAAGACACGGCGGGCGAGCGCCTCAGCCATGCCCGCTCTCACTAATGGCCCAGCGCCCGCGAGAGTTCGTCGGCCAACTGTGAAATGGAGTACGGCTTTGCCACGACACCATTTACTGCCGCCTCGCTCTGCCACTCGGACAACGCCTCGGAGAAGTACCCACTGGAAACGACGATCACGGCGTTACTGTCCAGTTGCCGAATCTGCAGCGCCGCCTCCTTCCCCCCCATCCCCCCCGGCACCGTCATGTCGAGGAGCACCGCGTCAAAAGGCTCTCCCCCGGCGAGGCGCTCACGGTACAAGGTGATCGCCTCCTCGCCGTCACAGCAGGTAACGACGTCGTAGCCGATCTTCTTCAACATGCGGCGGGCCACCGAGCGTACGGACGCTTCATCATCCATCACAAGGATCTGCCCACGTGCTGTCACCGGCACAACGCTGGCGGGAACCCCCTGCTGCGCGGGCTCCCTCGGTCCGGCTGCCGGGAGCAGGATTTCGAAACAGGTCCCCACCCCTTGCTCTGACGACACGGCGATGTCCCCCCGGTGCCGCTTCACGATGGAGAAGACGGAGGCGAGCCCCAGCCCGGACCCGGTCGGCTTCGTGGTGAAGTACGGGTCAAAGATGCGCGGGAGGGTGTCGGGGGGAATTCCTCCCCCCTGGTCGGCGATCTTTAACTTCACGTAGCGGCCAGGCGCGAGGTTCCTCTGGGAGACGGCGATCTCCTCGTTCGTTGCCGTGACGGAGATGACGCCGCCCCCCTGCATCGCCTGCACTGCGTTCAGGATCAGGTTGTTCAGGGCCTGCTGGACCTGGGCCGCGTCCGCATCCATGCACCACAGGTCCGGCACCAGGTCGAGATCGGCCTTGCAGTTGGTGCCGCTCAGAAAGAGCGACACCGCTTCCCGTATCAGGGGCTCGCTGTCCAGCGGCTTGCGGATCGGTTCGCCACCCCTTGCGAAGGTGAGGAGTTGGCGGGTGAGTCCGGCGGCTTTGGCGATGGCGACCTGGCTCTCCACCAGGCGCGGCGTGGGATCCCCCCCGCTTTCCACCTCCAGCTGGGCCACGGTGATGTTTCCCCCGATGGCGGTAAGTATGTTGTTGAAATCGTGGGCGATGCCACCCGCAAGGACCCCGAGCGACGCCAGCCGCTCGTTCTTCTCCTGCTCCTCCTGCAGCTTTCTGCGCTCGGTCACGTCGGTATAGATGATGGCGATATGGGTCCTGTCCGGCGCATAGATGCGTATCTCCAGGTAGCGGTCGCGCATCTTGCAGTCGATCTCGGCGGGGACGCCGGTCCTGGCGACCTGATCCATCCGGCTCGACAGTACCATACAAAGCTCCGGCATCACCTCGCCCAGGCTCCGTCCCACCAGATATTCCCGCCCTATACCGGCCATCCTCTCGAAGGTGGCGTTCAGCTCGACGAAGCGATACTCGAGATGCGTCTCCACGACCACCTCATGCAGCGAGAACCCCTCCTGCAGGGAGGAGAAGAGCTCGCGGTAGCGCGCCTCGTGCTCCTTTACCTCCTCCGCCGCGTGGACCCGGTAGGTTATGTCCCTGGCGATGCCGACAAAGCACCCGGCCGCCCTTCCCCCTTCATCGTGCCGGTACATCCTGCCGTGCAGGGCTACCCAGCGCACCTCCCCTTTGGGCCCGACGACGCGGTGTATCTTTCGGTAGGTGCCGCCGTCGGCGTCTATGACGCTCTTCTTGATCCCTTCGTGCAGTTGGGCGCGCTCCACGGGGTGGACGCACTGCAGGATCTCCATGTAGGTGACCGGTACCCGCGGCGCGATCCCGAAGATG
The DNA window shown above is from Geomonas sp. RF6 and carries:
- the hemC gene encoding hydroxymethylbilane synthase, whose product is MALKQLRIGTRASQLALWQANWVKSELEKRYPDMEVTLVKIKTIGDKILDVPLAQVGGKGLFVKEIEEAMLRGEIDIAVHSMKDVPTEFPEGLGLYCITEREDPRDAVISRGVKFADLPRGAKIGTSALRRQAQLLKVRPDLEMVIIRGNVETRMKKLETEGLDAVILAAAGLNRLGFADNVSEYLDTDLSLPAIGQGALGIECALANEEVKQAIEFFNHPDTAHAVRAERALLWRCEGGCQVPIAAFGQVTGDELKLTGFIASVDGKTSVKGTVTGPAVECEKLGIKLAEQLLADGGHAILAEVYQREVSREKEIPV
- a CDS encoding response regulator, with translation MKLPHRDLSRDSMLIVEDDPITRDALQRALSRRYPHLALDFADNGARGVELFKGVRPEIVLTDLKMPKMSGLQMAQEIRLLSPQAHIIVLSAHTEVEQLILSISLGISRYVLKPIVYPQLFQAIDEAMNQIRLNRELKAHQEALAERELRLRQALDSAELGTWEYRVGSGEVVLDERSRAIFGIAPRVPVTYMEILQCVHPVERAQLHEGIKKSVIDADGGTYRKIHRVVGPKGEVRWVALHGRMYRHDEGGRAAGCFVGIARDITYRVHAAEEVKEHEARYRELFSSLQEGFSLHEVVVETHLEYRFVELNATFERMAGIGREYLVGRSLGEVMPELCMVLSSRMDQVARTGVPAEIDCKMRDRYLEIRIYAPDRTHIAIIYTDVTERRKLQEEQEKNERLASLGVLAGGIAHDFNNILTAIGGNITVAQLEVESGGDPTPRLVESQVAIAKAAGLTRQLLTFARGGEPIRKPLDSEPLIREAVSLFLSGTNCKADLDLVPDLWCMDADAAQVQQALNNLILNAVQAMQGGGVISVTATNEEIAVSQRNLAPGRYVKLKIADQGGGIPPDTLPRIFDPYFTTKPTGSGLGLASVFSIVKRHRGDIAVSSEQGVGTCFEILLPAAGPREPAQQGVPASVVPVTARGQILVMDDEASVRSVARRMLKKIGYDVVTCCDGEEAITLYRERLAGGEPFDAVLLDMTVPGGMGGKEAALQIRQLDSNAVIVVSSGYFSEALSEWQSEAAVNGVVAKPYSISQLADELSRALGH
- a CDS encoding translation initiation factor Sui1, which encodes MKKNTSSNSTLVYSSELGRICPSCNKPVKSCVCSKKGAPPAGDGVVRIRRESKGRGGKTVMVITGLPLDAAALTLLAGELKRRCGCGGTAKDGVIEIQGDHGDLLLEELAKRGYKAKRAGG
- a CDS encoding ribonuclease Z, translated to MPKPFRYIEPTFFSGLFDDPLLLIYVRPLGRCLLFDCGQMHHLAKRVLKSIDAIFISHAHMDHFMGMDIFIRHSHVSPRTIDVFGPPGLAKKLENKFASYDWNLADTFWGNFRVGEVEGERIVSTLYRGPDAFAATPDGERFGEIYRNQFLKVEGLLCEHRIPVLAYRITETPAFMVDDARMAAAGVVKGEWIKELERFFHTATMARAPLRYLVMKDGEVVEEETSDAACFYETIRRMEEPASIGYVTDIAYSAENLERVEKLLSGVTLLICECAFLSAEHEKAASSRHLCTTDLNKLLDRLRPRYALPMHLSKGYLEHSPRLYQEIEPPPGVTVLKVPDRITPRPIMACEVPSLFGKMHA
- a CDS encoding elongation factor P; amino-acid sequence: MFTTNDFKKGLIIQLDGAPCVLVDVAFQSPSARGANTMVKTKYRNLITGQVLDKTFRSGDKVDEADFERHKGQFLYADGGRGVFMDLENYEQFEMDEDDFSELAPYLLDGTEVQLGLFEGRMVSVDLPMTVELVVAETAPALKNATATAQTKEAILETGLRLQVPPYLESGEKIKVDTRDGRFISRA
- the yaaA gene encoding S4 domain-containing protein YaaA; the encoded protein is MKIDTEYIKLDSFLKAVNAVCSGGEAKIIVSEGMVRVNGETELRRGRKLRPGDTVEVEGNSFQVE
- a CDS encoding cupin domain-containing protein, with protein sequence MAEKKGVVTGEKLELAGLAGYQDGAVVSRTILDKPVGTITAFAFDEGEGLSEHTAPYDAFVQVLDGEAQINIDGTAHNVAAGEIIVMPANKPHSLRAVQKFKMLLVMIRA
- the hemB gene encoding porphobilinogen synthase, whose product is MFYPVYRARRIRSKEVFRNMVRETSLSANDLIYPMFSAFGKGIRKEISSMPGIYQQSIEYIVEEAQEAYELGVPAVILFGIPETKDAVGSDAYCDTGIIQETIRAIKKAVPGLAVITDVCMCEYTDHGHCGIIKNGDVDNDETLELLAREALSHAKAGADMVAPSDMMDGRVAAIREALDNNGYKDIPVMSYAVKYASGYYGPFREAAESTPQFGDRRSYQMDPANRLEAIREARMDVEEGADILMVKPGLPYLDIVREVRNEFNLPLAVYNVSGEYSMVKAAAKMGWIDEDRVIMETMMAFKRSGADLILTYHSKEVAKLLKKGYGA
- the cobA gene encoding uroporphyrinogen-III C-methyltransferase, translated to MTENSAAEGFVYLVGAGPGDPGLITVKGRDCLAKAEVVLYDYLANDDLLRLAPAGAELIYAGKIGGGHNSDQQKINELLVEKARSGRQVVRLKGGDPFIFGRGGEECLALEAAGIPFEVVPGITAAIGASSYAGIPLTHRCIATSVAFVTGHESPEKENSQIDWERLSLGSGTVVFYMGVKNLPQIAQNMISHGRPAETPVALIRWGTRPEQEVLVGTLENIAEKAREAGFRAPAITVVGEVVSLRETLRWFDNRPLFGKSILVTRAADQAGEFSGRLERLGARVYSCPTIEIIPPASFEELDGAITEIDTFDWIIFTSYNAVKYFFCRLNAHGLDTRALGRCRVCAVGPKTAAALKVFGVRADLVPPDYKAEGVVDAFGSLEIAGKKVLFPKGDRARDVVPRELARMGAEVVTPVAYANVIPADIPAESLAALEDGKIDCVTFTSSSTVQNLQRILGGERFLHLLDGVAIASIGPITSSTCRELGLEVHVEPAQYTLDALEAELVEYFAGTPQAEAATTV